The genomic window CCAGGCTTCCGGGTTGTAGCTGCATCTTTCTAAAAAGTAGTGGCATAAAGGCCAGAGGACCCTGTTGGCATAGACGTGATAGTACCCCTCGACCTCTTCCGGGGTTAAAATAACTTCACGCAAGGTATACCGGGAGCGATCCAGGGGAACACCGATCCTCGCCCCGGGGAAATCCCGCCCGAGGCGCCCTCCCCAGGCGATCCAGACCCCCTGCGCGGCAATCGCCAGGGGTTCTAAAGCGGATACAAGGCCGCCCGAAGCTCTTTCTCCTTTGAGACCCTGGGGCGTCTCCTGCAAGACGAGCGAGGCACGGTTGGAAACAAGCACAATCTTACCTGTATTCAGCCCTTCCAGACTTTTCAACCGCCTTTCCATCACCACTCCTCCTTCCGTCTTTGTATCCCGAACCGGAAAGCCAAAAACGATTAAGGATGAATAACAACCTTCACTTCTCCCTCGCACCTGATTACATTGCAGAAGGTTTTCCCCCGGCTCCGGGCAAATTCGAGTTCCACATGCCCTGACCCCACCACAAGATTTTGCACGTAAAGCTCACTTAACCACTCCGGGAGAAAAGGTTTGCCAACCAGGATTTCGTTTCCCCGGCAACTCAAGCCGAGCATTGCCCGGAGAAACAAAAAGACGCTGCCGACCGCCCAGGCCTGGGGATCGCAAGAAGTAGGATAGCGGACCGGTCCCCCCACCTCGCGCCGGGCGAAGCCGCAAAAAAGCTCCGGAAGCCGGTAGTAGGGGAAAAACAGGGCTGCCTCATAAATGTCGGTAAGGAGGCGCTCAAGCAGCGCGAACTGCTCGTAGTGACGCAGGCCTTGCGCAATAATGGCGTTATCGTGGGGCCAAACCGAACCGTTGTGATAGCTCATGGGATTGTAAGCTTTTTCCGCCGCGCTCATGGTCCTGATCCCCCAGCCAGAATAAAGATCCGGTTCGAAAAGCCGCTGTGCTACCCGCTCTGCCTGGGGCGCAGGCAAAATCCCGGTAAAGAGACATTGACCCGGATTCGACACAATTGTCTTCAAAGGGCGTTTCTTGTAATCCAGACAGAAGGCAAGAAACCCTTCCTCCTGCATCCAAAAATCCCGCAAGAATTGATCTCGCACGCGGGAAGCCTCCTGGGTTAACCTCGCTCCTTCCCTGTAGTCCCCCAGCACAAACATCAGGTCTGCGGCATACCTGAGTGCGAGGTAAAGATATGCCTGCACTTCTACGAGGGCAAGCGGTCCCCGGGGGATACTTCCGTCCTGATCCACCACCCCATCCCAGGAGTCTTTCCACCCCTGGTTCGTAAGACCGTGTTCCGACTCTCTCAAGTATTCGACATAACCATCCCCATCCAGGTCTCCATACTCCCGGTACCAGTCCAAACACTTGTAGAGAGGGCCGGCCAGTTCTTCTAAAAAGTCCCGGTCTCCCGTCCAGTAGTAGACCTCGGCCAAAAGGATGATGAACCAGAGCGTGGCGTCAACGGAACCGTAGTAGGGGGTATGGGGAACTTCCCGAGCGCAAGCCATTTCACCGCGTCTGATTTCGTGAAAGATCTTTCCCGGCCTCTCCTCCCGCCAGGAGTCGACTTTCTGCCCCTGGTAACCGGCCAGAAAACGGAGGGAATCTTTCGCGATCTTGGGATTCAGAATGAGCGTCTGCCAGGATGCAATCAAGGCGTCCCGCCCGAAGGGGGCGGCGTACCAGGGAATGCCTGCATCCACAATCCGCCCCATTCCGGTATAATCAGTCATTAAAGCCCGCAGATCGGTCACGGCCCGGCCGACCATCTGGTTAAAATGGCTGTTGTCCGAGGTAAAGGAGGTGCACTCCCGCCGCCATTCCGAGTAGCTTTTAGCCAGATC from Bacillota bacterium includes these protein-coding regions:
- a CDS encoding glycogen debranching N-terminal domain-containing protein, translated to MDIWRISPQEIQPVTEVLKEGEVFLVSLPGGEIPRENRAGLGLYYMDTRFLSCFEVYLAGTRPVFLSGVTRESHFSRIEATNSEFKTDDGAVVPLQTIHQRTLRVLRHSLYQRVRFVSFASCPITLRVRLVFCADFADIFEVRGAQRAVRGVYDPLAVRRDGFLFSYVGRDQIRRSTFIAFSPFPDRIWAEGGHGIAEFELNLLPQKRRYIFVQVTPFIERREGEVQPPGSSGYWPGSPGDDNIEIAFPRASYDLAKSYSEWRRECTSFTSDNSHFNQMVGRAVTDLRALMTDYTGMGRIVDAGIPWYAAPFGRDALIASWQTLILNPKIAKDSLRFLAGYQGQKVDSWREERPGKIFHEIRRGEMACAREVPHTPYYGSVDATLWFIILLAEVYYWTGDRDFLEELAGPLYKCLDWYREYGDLDGDGYVEYLRESEHGLTNQGWKDSWDGVVDQDGSIPRGPLALVEVQAYLYLALRYAADLMFVLGDYREGARLTQEASRVRDQFLRDFWMQEEGFLAFCLDYKKRPLKTIVSNPGQCLFTGILPAPQAERVAQRLFEPDLYSGWGIRTMSAAEKAYNPMSYHNGSVWPHDNAIIAQGLRHYEQFALLERLLTDIYEAALFFPYYRLPELFCGFARREVGGPVRYPTSCDPQAWAVGSVFLFLRAMLGLSCRGNEILVGKPFLPEWLSELYVQNLVVGSGHVELEFARSRGKTFCNVIRCEGEVKVVIHP